One Triticum urartu cultivar G1812 unplaced genomic scaffold, Tu2.1 TuUngrouped_contig_4732, whole genome shotgun sequence genomic window, AGGAGAGAAGGCGGAGGAAGCTGCGGCGGCCATCGGAGAAGCAGGGGAAGCGGCGCGCCCACTGGGGATAGGCGAGGGAAGCGCCGACGGGTCGCCGGAGCAAATGGGGAAGCCGCGCGCGTGGATATTTCAGATCCGACGGTTGGGGGAGATTCGTGCGCCCGATTGTGCGCCGGCCATCGGAGAAGCAGGGGAAGCGGCGCGCCCACTGGGGATAGGCGAGGGAAGCGCCGACGGGTCGCCGGAGCAAATGGGGAAGCCGCGCGCGTGGATATTTCAGATCCGACGGTTGGTGGAGATTCGTGCGCCCGATTGGCTGTCCAGCGCGCGGTAGCGGGCGCTCGAAATTAACAGGGCGCAATGCAGTTTTGTTCGACGCGCTAAGCCGCTTTTAGAGCGCGCACGATTTTTGCGCATATGTTGGAGCTGTAGATTCGGTCGCATGCACACTAAATAGCCGTTTTTTCGAGCGCGCCACTTATTTAGCGCCTCTGTTGGAGATTCTCTTACCCCGAAAAAAATACTTCTTCCGCTTCTTTTTAGTCATGTATATAAAATTTGTGTGAAATCAAACTTTGAAAAGTTTTATcaatttttttaaataaacatTTGCAATACAAAATCAATATTATTAGATGCATTATGAAATTAATTTCATACTATACAACATAGTATTGTAGGTGTTGATAACTTTTAATATAAATTCATTAAACTTTGCGTAGTTTGACTTCAGACAATTCGTACATGCAAAGTAAAAGAAACATAGAGAGTTTATGTATAATACTCCCTCACCCTGGGTTTATTGGTCACCCTTATATTGTGTCAAAGTTTAGCCATAGATTTGTCTATCAACATATAAGTTGCATCTCATAAAAATTATATTGTTGGATTTGTATTCAAAAGGAGTCTGATATTATTTTTGTAGTATATAACatattttgttagttaaatccGAGATCAAAATTTGGCCTAAAATAAGAGGGGGCCTAATAAACCCGCCCGCCCAAGGAAGTAATAGGGAACGGTCCCAGGTAATAATTTACGGCGCAATGCGATTCACCAAAGACGGAAAAATGCCAAGAATCCGAGCAGAGAATTGCATGGCCAAGTAACAGCTCTCAAGAAAGAGAAACAAACTGCAACAGAAGATAAGAATACAGGGCCGGTACATTGCTACTGAGGAAGAGCCCCTCGGTCCAGAGCATCATTAGGGCTGAACAACAAGTATAAGACACAGTGCAATCAGGAGCTTCCATTGCCCACAAACATAGCAAATGCCGCCATTAAAAACCAGCGGCCACAAAGGGAGCACCAACTATCAATCAACATGACTGACTAATGGATGGACGCTAATCGAAGTCTAGGAACTCCATCCTCTTCCTCATTGTGCCTTTCAGATCCCTTGCTTCCTTTTCGGCTTTCTCGGCCTGGGGAAAAGGGAGAAACACAAACGTAGTAGTATCAGTTGCAAGATCCTCTGCTTGAGCAATACAGGCAGCTACTACAAATATCAGCACAAGCAACAAGAACAGCAAACGCCTACAAAAACTCTTCTTTCTTCATTATTTGTGTCCTATGCCACTTGTTAGATACATAATGCCATTTTGCTCCAAAGGGAGATAAAACGCTTGTCATGTTTCTTGTTCAAGTCCACTTAAAGTATAGATCGCTTGAGTGTACATAAGAGTGCACAGGGGACTGCGCCAAGAGGGAAGGACCAAATGATGAGCACAATCTCACATGTGACATCTTTTCCTCggataatgattttattagcctTACATCTTTAGCTACAAATCAGAAGAGAAAAAAACTAGAGCTTCAAACAAGATTCTGTGAAGTGAAGTGTGTACCGTTCTTATTTCAGCCTCTGAAACACAAGTCATGTGACTAGGGAGTTCGTCCTTCTCGCGATCCTGCTCAATGCAATACCAGATCTATAGCATTAATATGGGAGAATGGATTTGGCCATGGTCATTTCATAGTGCACAAGAGATAATTACCAGTTCTCCAATTAATACAACATTCTCTCCGCGGATCACATATAAACCAAGAGGAACATCACAATATAATTCGCCCACAATTACTCGTTCACAAGCACCCTGAAGAACAACATTTGCTGCAAAATACAACATTAAAGATTTGATGGCAGAAAAATATGCAAAGAAAAGAGGATGTAGGAAGTGGCATACCAAACTGATCGAATGAGCAGAGAGTGCCAAGCAGCTTTCGTCCATCTCGTAGTAGGACAATAAGTTTTTCTGTAATCAAGAAGAAGACGCATAAACTGTTAATATCATAATAGCATTGCCAAACAAACAGGGTGTGTCTGATGCAAAGCTAGTTATGCAAGGGAGGTACAGGCTGCAGAACAAATAGGTGTAGGTGTTTCTGTTTGTATTCTACTATTTTGTATGTCTCCGCATTTTCAATTATTTGGTCAACAGAAATATTTCTAGCTCAACAATGATGCAAAACCCAAAAACTAGGTATTCATAGACACTTCAAAAACTTCACAGATACAGTTTAGCTCCAGGGATGATTTACTTCAAATATAAAAAATTGATAAAGCGGTTGGAGCCCTGTAGCTTGCACTGTATAAGTTCCATTATTCATCACAATGTACCGACCAAATAATAAAGCAATCATGATGTTCATGAAAAAAATACTTTATATTGAATAATGCATAAGTATGAAGTGTCATGAGCACATCGCCTTAGAGAACCCATCAGAGATTCTACTGCCAAGCACATGTCAATACGGTTAGAATCTAACACGTATGTAAATACATCAAAGCCGCCAAGTAATCCAGAGAAGCTCAGGTGAACCAATTCAGCCATGCTACTGGGGATACCAAAGATGAAACCCTTTGAACAATGAACATCAAACACAGGGCTCAATATAACTA contains:
- the LOC125528236 gene encoding sm-like protein LSM1B; translated protein: MSWAGPDEILLSTSLAGFLDKKLIVLLRDGRKLLGTLCSFDQFANVVLQGACERVIVGELYCDVPLGLYVIRGENVVLIGELDREKDELPSHMTCVSEAEIRTAEKAEKEARDLKGTMRKRMEFLDFD